One segment of Bradyrhizobium sp. WD16 DNA contains the following:
- a CDS encoding fumarate hydratase, translating to MNAPTKTPELPPYRHTPLFPLGKDETPYRKITSEGVRVETVLGKEMLVVSREALKALSEAAFIDINHYLRPGHLRQLRAILDDKEASDNDKFVAFDFLKNANIAAGGVLPMCQDTGTAIIMGKKGARVITDGEDEAALAEGARDAYLKRNLRYSQVAPLSMFEEKNTQNNMPAQCEIYAEGDDAYKFMFMAKGGGSANKSFLFQATPSILTHDRMLAFLKEKVLTLGTAACPPYHLAIVIGGTSAELTMKTVKLASARYLDALPTQGSADGHAFRDLAMEQEILKMTQSLGVGAQFGGKYFCHDVRVIRLPRHGASLPIGLGVSCSADRQVLGKITREGVYLEELEHNPSQYLPDISGELGGEVIKIDLNRPMTEVLAELSKHPVKTRLSLTGTMIVARDAAHAKLRERLDKGEGLPDYFKNHPVYYAGPAKTPEGYASGAFGPTTAGRMDSFVDQFQAAGGSMVMVAKGNRAPAVRDACKKHGGFYLGSIGGAAANLAEHCIKKVEVVEYPELGMEAIWRIEVVDFPAFIIIDDKGNDFFKELNLG from the coding sequence ATGAATGCTCCCACCAAGACGCCTGAGCTGCCGCCCTATCGCCACACTCCGCTGTTTCCGCTGGGCAAGGACGAAACGCCCTATCGCAAGATCACATCGGAGGGCGTGCGGGTCGAGACCGTGCTTGGCAAGGAGATGCTGGTGGTGTCGCGCGAGGCGCTGAAAGCGCTGTCGGAGGCCGCCTTCATCGACATCAACCACTACCTGCGCCCCGGCCATCTGCGGCAGCTCCGCGCCATCCTCGACGACAAGGAGGCGAGCGATAACGACAAGTTCGTCGCCTTCGACTTCCTCAAGAACGCCAATATCGCCGCCGGCGGCGTACTGCCGATGTGCCAGGACACCGGCACCGCCATCATCATGGGCAAGAAGGGCGCCCGGGTGATCACCGACGGCGAGGACGAGGCGGCGCTGGCCGAAGGCGCCCGTGACGCCTATCTCAAGCGCAACCTGCGCTATTCGCAGGTCGCGCCGTTGTCGATGTTCGAGGAGAAGAACACCCAGAACAACATGCCGGCGCAGTGCGAGATCTACGCCGAAGGCGATGACGCCTATAAGTTCATGTTCATGGCCAAGGGCGGCGGCTCGGCCAACAAGAGCTTTCTGTTCCAGGCGACACCCTCGATCCTGACCCATGACCGCATGCTCGCCTTCCTCAAGGAGAAGGTGCTCACGCTCGGCACCGCGGCATGCCCGCCCTACCATCTCGCCATCGTCATCGGCGGCACCTCGGCCGAGCTCACCATGAAGACGGTCAAGCTCGCCTCGGCGCGCTATCTCGACGCGCTGCCGACGCAGGGCTCGGCGGATGGTCATGCCTTCCGCGACCTGGCCATGGAGCAGGAAATCCTGAAGATGACGCAGTCGCTGGGCGTCGGCGCCCAGTTCGGCGGCAAGTACTTCTGCCACGACGTGCGCGTCATCCGCCTGCCGCGCCACGGCGCCTCGCTGCCCATCGGCCTCGGCGTGTCCTGTTCGGCCGACCGTCAGGTGCTGGGCAAGATCACGCGCGAGGGCGTCTACCTCGAGGAGCTCGAGCACAATCCGTCGCAATATTTGCCCGACATCTCCGGTGAGCTCGGTGGTGAGGTGATCAAGATCGACCTCAACAGGCCGATGACGGAGGTTCTCGCCGAGTTGTCGAAGCATCCGGTCAAGACGCGCCTGTCGCTCACCGGCACCATGATCGTGGCCCGCGACGCCGCCCACGCCAAGCTGCGCGAGCGCCTCGACAAGGGCGAGGGCCTGCCGGACTATTTCAAGAACCACCCGGTCTATTACGCCGGTCCGGCCAAGACCCCGGAGGGCTACGCCTCCGGCGCCTTCGGCCCGACCACGGCGGGCCGCATGGATTCCTTCGTCGACCAGTTCCAGGCGGCGGGCGGCTCCATGGTGATGGTGGCCAAGGGCAATCGCGCGCCGGCGGTGCGCGACGCCTGCAAGAAGCACGGCGGCTTCTATCTCGGCTCGATCGGCGGCGCGGCGGCGAACCTCGCCGAGCACTGCATCAAGAAGGTCGAGGTGGTGGAATATCCCGAACTCGGCATGGAAGCGATCTGGCGCATCGAGGTGGTCGATTTCCCCGCCTTCATCATCATCGACGACAAGGGCAACGATTTCTTCAAGGAGCTCAATCTCGGTTGA
- a CDS encoding IS630 family transposase (programmed frameshift): protein MALSDDLRKRVVEAVVSGGLSRNAAAKRFEVSIASAVRWVKQFETTGEMSPKPTGGDRRSGRIEAHHGYLMGLIRRTPDVTLLEIQERLIRNCGEHFSSSVLWRFFDRHGVTFKKKTAHASEQQRPDVLKQRLEWFERQLDLDPEKLVFIDETGASTNLARKGGRCRRGRRLRVGVPHGHYKTVTLVAGIRLRGLVAAKTYDRPITAALFEDWVEHCLVPTLTKGDVVVMDNLSAHKGPRVKELIEAAGAELLYLPPYSPDMNPIEKAFSKLKAHLRKIAERTVAALMRALETCADIFKPAQCANYFAACGYDPP from the exons ATGGCGCTTTCCGACGATCTTCGCAAACGAGTGGTGGAGGCTGTCGTCTCGGGCGGGCTGTCGCGCAATGCGGCGGCGAAGCGTTTCGAAGTCAGCATTGCGAGCGCCGTGCGCTGGGTCAAGCAATTCGAGACGACGGGAGAAATGTCGCCGAAGCCGACTGGAGGCGATCGCCGCTCCGGCCGCATCGAAGCCCATCACGGCTATCTGATGGGTCTGATCCGGCGCACGCCGGACGTCACCCTGCTGGAGATCCAGGAACGTCTGATCAGGAATTGCGGCGAGCATTTTTCGAGTTCCGTGCTGTGGCGCTTCTTCGACCGTCATGGCGTCACGTTTA AAAAAAAGACCGCACACGCCTCGGAGCAGCAGCGGCCGGACGTCCTGAAGCAACGCCTCGAATGGTTCGAGCGACAGCTCGATCTCGATCCCGAGAAGCTCGTCTTCATCGACGAAACGGGCGCCTCGACCAATTTGGCGCGCAAAGGCGGGCGTTGCCGGCGTGGGCGGCGGCTGCGCGTCGGCGTGCCGCACGGCCATTACAAGACGGTCACGCTCGTCGCCGGCATCCGCCTTCGCGGGCTCGTGGCGGCGAAGACCTATGATCGTCCGATCACCGCCGCCCTGTTCGAGGACTGGGTGGAACACTGCCTCGTTCCTACCCTCACGAAAGGCGACGTTGTCGTCATGGACAATCTGTCCGCCCACAAGGGGCCGCGGGTCAAGGAGTTGATCGAGGCCGCGGGCGCCGAGCTGCTCTACCTCCCGCCCTATAGCCCCGACATGAACCCGATCGAGAAGGCGTTTTCCAAGCTGAAAGCGCATTTGCGCAAAATCGCCGAGCGAACTGTCGCCGCCCTGATGCGCGCCCTCGAAACCTGCGCCGACATCTTCAAGCCCGCCCAATGCGCAAACTACTTCGCCGCATGCGGATATGATCCACCTTGA
- a CDS encoding glutathione S-transferase, with protein sequence MRYELHYWPGIQGRGEFVRLALEEAAADYEDVARGRGGVGAMQRLMAGKEIATPPFAPPFLVAGRRVIGQTANILFFLGSRHGLAPAAEAGRLWVHQLQLTVTDFVAEIHDSHHPLGPSFYYEDQIPEAKRRTADFRKERAPKFLGYFERILDANGPWLTGRRFSYADLSMFQLVAGLRYAFPKAMKKLERECPRLIDLHDRVAARPRIAAYLDSPRRIPFNEDGIFRHYPALDG encoded by the coding sequence ATGCGTTATGAACTGCATTATTGGCCGGGCATTCAGGGACGTGGCGAATTCGTCCGTCTCGCGCTGGAGGAGGCCGCCGCCGATTACGAAGATGTCGCTCGTGGCCGAGGTGGTGTCGGAGCGATGCAGCGGCTGATGGCCGGCAAGGAGATCGCGACGCCGCCGTTCGCGCCGCCCTTCCTGGTCGCCGGTCGCCGCGTCATTGGCCAGACCGCCAACATCCTGTTCTTTCTCGGCTCACGTCACGGACTGGCGCCGGCAGCGGAGGCCGGGCGGCTGTGGGTGCATCAGCTCCAGCTCACGGTCACGGATTTCGTCGCCGAGATCCACGATAGCCACCATCCGCTCGGCCCATCGTTCTATTACGAGGATCAGATTCCGGAAGCGAAGCGCCGCACCGCCGATTTTCGCAAGGAGCGGGCGCCGAAATTCCTTGGCTATTTCGAGCGCATTCTCGATGCTAACGGTCCTTGGCTGACCGGAAGACGGTTCAGTTACGCCGATCTCTCCATGTTCCAGCTCGTCGCCGGGCTGCGCTACGCCTTTCCGAAGGCGATGAAGAAGCTCGAGCGCGAATGCCCGAGGCTCATCGATCTCCACGACCGCGTCGCCGCGCGGCCGCGCATCGCCGCCTATCTCGACAGCCCGCGCCGCATCCCCTTCAACGAGGATGGCATCTTCCGTCACTATCCCGCGCTCGACGGGTGA
- a CDS encoding GFA family protein, with amino-acid sequence MGEARTFTGGCHCGQVRYECTTDLDMVTACNCSICTKKGLHFTFVPEPQFQLRAGAESLKEYLFNKRVIHHQLCSECGVDVFALGEKPDGTKVIAVNVATIDHIDLSSLTMLPIDGRNR; translated from the coding sequence ATGGGCGAGGCCAGGACCTTCACCGGCGGCTGTCACTGCGGCCAGGTGCGTTACGAATGCACCACCGACCTTGACATGGTCACCGCCTGCAACTGCTCGATCTGCACCAAGAAGGGCCTGCATTTCACCTTCGTGCCGGAGCCGCAGTTCCAGCTTCGCGCCGGTGCCGAAAGCCTCAAGGAGTATCTCTTCAACAAGCGGGTGATCCACCACCAGCTCTGCAGCGAATGCGGGGTGGATGTGTTTGCGCTCGGCGAAAAGCCGGATGGCACCAAGGTGATTGCGGTCAACGTGGCGACGATCGATCACATCGATCTGTCGTCATTGACGATGTTGCCGATCGACGGCCGCAACCGCTAG
- a CDS encoding NAD(P)-dependent oxidoreductase, translated as MLSVFVDANDSLAAVFERLHRNDDPRLRIHRDADVAPEALPEVLSGAAIAIIDHTYLPTDVARRCAGLKHVVFLGTGARSYMNPEELAELGIEVHIIKGYGDIAVAEAAIALMWAAARNVALMDRKMRAGQWLREDGMQLTGKTLGLIGYGGIGAEVARIASGSGMRVLAWNRTPKSAPNVSFVGLDQLLSESHVVSLHLLLTDETRGFLSRERIARMRRDAVLVNTARGALVDEAAMIEALGSGQLRHAALDVFEVEPLPADHPLAKLSNVTLSAHSAFRTPEASDNLVEAALAHCRRIAKG; from the coding sequence GTGCTGTCCGTCTTTGTCGATGCCAATGACTCCCTCGCCGCCGTCTTCGAACGGCTGCACCGCAACGACGATCCGCGCTTGAGGATCCACCGCGACGCCGACGTCGCACCCGAGGCCCTACCGGAGGTGCTGTCCGGCGCCGCCATCGCCATCATCGACCACACCTATCTGCCGACCGACGTCGCGAGGCGCTGCGCCGGCCTCAAGCACGTGGTGTTTCTCGGCACCGGCGCCCGCAGCTACATGAATCCGGAGGAGCTCGCCGAGCTCGGCATCGAGGTCCACATCATCAAGGGCTACGGCGACATCGCAGTGGCGGAGGCGGCGATCGCCCTGATGTGGGCGGCGGCGCGCAACGTCGCGCTGATGGACCGCAAGATGCGCGCCGGCCAGTGGCTGCGCGAGGATGGCATGCAGCTCACCGGCAAGACGCTCGGCCTGATCGGCTATGGCGGCATCGGCGCGGAGGTGGCGCGGATCGCGAGCGGCTCCGGCATGCGGGTGCTGGCCTGGAACAGGACGCCGAAGAGCGCACCAAATGTCAGCTTCGTCGGGCTCGACCAGCTGCTCAGCGAGAGCCACGTGGTGTCGCTGCATCTTCTGCTCACCGACGAGACGCGGGGCTTTCTGTCGCGCGAACGCATCGCGCGGATGCGGCGCGACGCCGTGCTGGTCAACACCGCCCGCGGCGCGCTGGTCGATGAGGCCGCGATGATCGAGGCGCTGGGTTCAGGGCAGCTGCGCCACGCCGCGCTCGACGTGTTCGAGGTCGAGCCGCTGCCGGCCGATCATCCGCTGGCGAAACTCTCCAACGTGACGCTGTCGGCGCATTCCGCCTTCCGCACGCCGGAAGCGAGCGACAATCTGGTCGAGGCGGCGCTAGCGCATTGCCGAAGGATCGCGAAGGGCTAA
- a CDS encoding methyl-accepting chemotaxis protein, translating to MFSDSNLTIRFLVAAVVAALLMLLGIGGGTGFIAVLYLNNQITGLSADFAALTGASHDHALQIYGNAHTAFVVFLGACAVIAIIAFTVCAVAFFAVRNGILGPLAAMVEAMRRVADAKHDTEIPGLGRTNEIGQLASALEVFKTNSIERQRLTAQTVSEAERQVERSRELDRKIAGFNDTIAAVVGSVAAAAVRLRGNAETLSQVANDTSVKANAVARAAEQASTSVQTVAGSAGEMTTSIAAISQRVSDATQRAEGAAGHARSTRDTIHSLSERAEKIGEVVALVQAIASQTNLLALNATIEAARAGEAGRGFAVVASEVKSLADQTRKATEEISAQVGSIQATTAETRAAMDDISSVIAEISGIMTGIEVDTAQQRTATQDISQSVQVAARGTLDVSNHIVRITSSSAETGRLADEARGAAVDLSQQAETLKREVDGFIYSVKAM from the coding sequence ATGTTTTCCGATAGCAATCTGACGATCCGCTTCCTCGTCGCTGCCGTGGTCGCGGCGCTCTTGATGCTGCTGGGGATCGGCGGCGGCACCGGTTTCATCGCGGTGCTCTATCTCAACAACCAGATCACCGGCCTGTCAGCGGATTTCGCCGCGCTGACCGGGGCAAGCCATGACCACGCCCTGCAGATCTATGGCAACGCTCACACCGCCTTCGTGGTTTTCCTCGGCGCCTGCGCGGTGATCGCCATCATCGCTTTCACGGTCTGCGCGGTCGCATTCTTTGCGGTGCGCAACGGCATTCTCGGGCCACTCGCCGCCATGGTCGAGGCGATGCGCCGCGTCGCCGACGCCAAGCACGATACGGAAATTCCGGGGCTCGGCCGCACCAACGAGATCGGCCAGCTTGCCAGCGCCCTCGAGGTGTTCAAGACCAACAGCATCGAGCGCCAGCGCCTGACCGCCCAGACCGTGAGCGAGGCCGAGCGCCAGGTCGAGCGCTCACGCGAGCTCGACCGCAAGATCGCCGGCTTCAACGACACGATCGCCGCCGTGGTCGGCAGCGTCGCCGCCGCAGCGGTGCGGCTCAGGGGCAATGCCGAAACGCTGTCGCAGGTCGCCAACGACACCAGCGTCAAGGCCAATGCGGTGGCGAGGGCGGCCGAACAGGCCAGCACCAGCGTCCAGACCGTGGCGGGTTCGGCCGGGGAGATGACCACCTCGATCGCCGCCATCAGCCAGCGCGTGTCCGACGCCACCCAGCGCGCCGAAGGTGCCGCCGGCCATGCCCGCTCGACCCGCGACACGATCCATTCATTGTCGGAGCGTGCCGAGAAAATCGGCGAGGTGGTGGCGCTGGTTCAGGCGATCGCCTCCCAGACCAACCTGCTCGCGCTCAACGCCACCATCGAGGCGGCCCGCGCCGGTGAGGCGGGCAGGGGCTTCGCCGTGGTCGCCTCCGAGGTCAAGAGCCTCGCCGACCAGACCCGCAAGGCCACCGAGGAGATCTCGGCCCAGGTCGGTAGCATCCAGGCGACCACCGCCGAGACTCGCGCCGCCATGGACGACATCTCAAGCGTCATCGCCGAGATCAGCGGCATCATGACCGGGATCGAGGTCGACACCGCGCAGCAGCGCACCGCGACCCAGGACATCTCCCAGAGCGTCCAGGTGGCGGCGCGCGGCACCCTCGACGTGTCCAATCACATCGTCCGCATCACCTCGTCCTCCGCGGAGACCGGCCGTCTCGCCGACGAGGCGAGAGGCGCCGCGGTCGACCTGTCGCAGCAGGCCGAAACCCTCAAGCGCGAGGTCGACGGCTTCATCTACAGCGTCAAGGCGATGTGA
- a CDS encoding DUF429 domain-containing protein, protein MTVHLGLDGYRHGWVVVRLLGGRREIDFMPGAAAALAGPFDRAAIDIPIGLPDHGERACDVAARALLRPHSSRVFTGARRGLWAHGTQAEANSALKARGEAMVSIQLWNIGPKICEVDAFITPDLQARIIETHPELVFRRLHGGAPLPSKKTAEGIALRRVLLRAAGFAELDDWLSTARRGSGAKIDDVLDACAAALAARDACDVLPQGDVPRDARGLAMQIWY, encoded by the coding sequence GTGACGGTCCATCTCGGTCTTGACGGCTATCGCCATGGCTGGGTGGTCGTGCGCCTTCTCGGCGGGCGCCGCGAGATCGATTTCATGCCCGGCGCCGCCGCGGCGCTGGCCGGGCCCTTCGACCGCGCGGCGATCGATATCCCGATCGGATTGCCGGACCATGGCGAGCGCGCCTGCGATGTCGCGGCGCGCGCATTGCTCAGGCCCCATTCCAGTCGGGTTTTCACCGGCGCGCGCCGTGGGCTGTGGGCGCATGGCACGCAAGCCGAGGCGAATAGCGCGCTCAAGGCGCGCGGCGAGGCCATGGTCTCGATCCAGCTGTGGAATATCGGACCCAAGATCTGCGAGGTCGACGCCTTCATCACACCCGACCTGCAGGCCCGCATCATCGAAACCCATCCCGAACTGGTGTTTCGCCGGCTTCATGGCGGCGCGCCGCTGCCCAGCAAGAAGACGGCCGAGGGCATCGCGTTGCGGCGCGTGCTGCTGCGCGCTGCAGGCTTCGCCGAGCTCGATGACTGGCTCTCGACCGCGCGGCGCGGCAGCGGCGCGAAGATCGACGATGTGCTCGATGCCTGTGCCGCGGCTCTGGCGGCGCGGGATGCGTGCGATGTGCTACCGCAGGGCGACGTGCCGCGCGATGCCCGCGGGCTGGCGATGCAGATCTGGTACTGA
- a CDS encoding lectin yields the protein MSVAFGTTTARFGGLCVGIAAALVVGVVPVAAQQAAMTFFVTSAGPGKGGDLGGLAGADRHCQSIAEAAGAGGKTWHAYLSTQAAGGKSAVNARDRIGKGPWQNAKGVVIAKDIAELHGTNNLTKQTALSEKGEVINGRGDTPNRHDILTGSQPDGTAFTGSEDRTCSNWTSSTKGAAMLGHADRTGLDDSAPAKSWNSSHPSRGPDGGCSQADLKTTGGDGLLYCFAVN from the coding sequence ATGAGTGTTGCTTTTGGAACGACAACTGCGCGGTTCGGGGGACTTTGCGTCGGCATTGCCGCTGCGCTCGTGGTCGGCGTAGTTCCAGTCGCGGCCCAGCAGGCGGCGATGACCTTCTTCGTCACCAGCGCCGGACCGGGCAAGGGCGGTGACCTCGGCGGCCTCGCGGGCGCGGACAGGCATTGTCAGAGCATTGCCGAAGCTGCCGGCGCCGGCGGCAAGACCTGGCACGCCTATCTGTCGACCCAGGCTGCGGGCGGCAAGAGCGCAGTGAATGCGCGCGACCGCATCGGCAAGGGCCCGTGGCAGAACGCCAAGGGGGTGGTGATCGCCAAGGATATCGCCGAACTGCACGGCACCAACAATCTGACCAAGCAGACCGCGCTGAGCGAGAAAGGCGAGGTCATCAATGGCCGCGGCGACACCCCGAACCGGCACGACATCCTCACCGGCTCGCAGCCTGACGGCACCGCCTTCACCGGTTCCGAGGATCGCACCTGCAGCAACTGGACGAGCAGCACGAAAGGCGCCGCCATGCTCGGCCATGCGGACCGCACCGGCCTCGATGATTCCGCGCCGGCAAAATCCTGGAACAGCTCGCATCCCTCGCGCGGTCCGGACGGCGGTTGTTCCCAGGCCGATCTCAAGACCACTGGCGGCGACGGACTGCTCTACTGCTTCGCGGTGAACTGA
- a CDS encoding TetR-like C-terminal domain-containing protein yields the protein MLSELAAVGFQRFRAALAAEAPPEASVVARLDAMGRAYVTFARSHPGLFTLVFRSERLDPARPALHEAMDAAGAALVAAVSARRQEVITREAPTLEQVAAVVRTWSKVHGFAVLLLDGRLREFLSRLPHGPDEMALLSAVLKPDSPASG from the coding sequence TTGCTCAGCGAGCTCGCCGCGGTGGGCTTCCAGCGCTTCAGAGCGGCGCTCGCGGCCGAGGCGCCGCCGGAGGCCTCGGTCGTCGCGCGGCTCGATGCGATGGGCCGCGCCTATGTGACGTTCGCCCGCAGCCATCCCGGACTGTTCACGTTGGTGTTCCGCAGCGAGCGCCTCGATCCCGCCCGGCCGGCCTTGCACGAGGCGATGGATGCCGCCGGCGCGGCGCTAGTCGCAGCGGTCAGTGCGCGACGCCAGGAGGTCATCACCCGTGAGGCCCCGACATTGGAGCAGGTCGCGGCGGTGGTCCGGACCTGGTCGAAGGTGCACGGCTTCGCGGTGCTGCTGCTCGACGGCCGGCTGCGCGAGTTCCTGTCGCGGTTGCCCCATGGCCCGGACGAAATGGCGCTGCTTTCGGCGGTGCTCAAGCCTGATTCCCCGGCATCGGGCTGA
- a CDS encoding TIM44-like domain-containing protein gives MTFSQRMRILTKSLAVAMAVAVPLALSVPQADARVGGGMSSGSRGARTFSAPPSTSTAPNAARPFDRTMTSPSPGVGTPGNLGNRGGFFNRPGLLGGLAAGFLGAGLFGMLFGNGLFGGLGGLSSVLGLILQIGLIVILARLAMSWWQRRNAAAYAGGPSRFDAAPQPQQPDAARGLGFGFGANRATLQIGPDDYEAFERLLGDIQAAWSNEDLNALQRLATPEMASYFGRDLQANAARGVVNKVSGIKLLQGDLAEAWREGETDYASVALRFALVDKTVDRASGRVVEGSDQPTEATEVWTFLRQRSGNWEVSAIQQV, from the coding sequence ATGACCTTTTCGCAGCGTATGCGCATCCTGACCAAGAGCCTCGCCGTGGCCATGGCCGTCGCCGTGCCGCTGGCGTTGTCCGTGCCCCAGGCCGACGCCCGTGTCGGCGGTGGCATGAGTTCGGGATCGCGCGGGGCGCGGACCTTTTCGGCGCCTCCGTCAACCTCGACGGCGCCTAATGCAGCGCGGCCGTTCGACCGCACCATGACCTCGCCGAGCCCGGGTGTCGGCACGCCTGGCAACCTCGGCAATCGCGGTGGCTTCTTCAATCGTCCGGGACTGCTCGGTGGTCTTGCTGCCGGTTTCCTCGGCGCCGGCCTGTTCGGCATGCTGTTCGGTAACGGGTTGTTCGGCGGCCTGGGCGGCTTGTCCTCGGTGCTCGGCCTGATCCTGCAGATCGGCCTGATCGTGATCCTGGCGCGGCTCGCGATGTCATGGTGGCAGCGTCGGAACGCCGCCGCCTACGCCGGTGGGCCATCGCGCTTCGACGCAGCTCCGCAGCCCCAGCAGCCGGATGCGGCGCGTGGCCTCGGTTTCGGCTTCGGCGCGAACCGTGCCACGCTGCAGATCGGGCCCGACGATTACGAGGCCTTCGAGCGTTTGCTCGGTGACATTCAAGCTGCCTGGTCCAACGAGGACCTCAACGCGCTGCAGCGCCTCGCCACGCCGGAAATGGCTTCCTATTTCGGTCGCGACCTGCAGGCCAATGCCGCGCGGGGCGTCGTCAACAAAGTCAGCGGAATCAAGCTGCTCCAGGGCGATCTCGCCGAGGCATGGCGCGAAGGTGAGACCGACTATGCCAGCGTCGCCTTGCGCTTCGCCCTCGTCGACAAGACCGTGGATCGAGCCAGCGGCCGGGTAGTGGAGGGCAGCGACCAGCCCACCGAGGCTACCGAGGTCTGGACCTTCTTGCGCCAGCGCAGCGGCAACTGGGAGGTTTCAGCCATCCAGCAGGTCTGA
- a CDS encoding amidase family protein, giving the protein MAQLWQLSATDIAALIRDGKVSAREAAQAALDRLDAVNGAINAVVDHRPDEVLARADAIDTGRLRGDRQGVLAGVPITVKVNVDQAGFATTNGVTLQRDHIASTNNPVVDNLLKAGAVIVGRTNTPAFSYRWFTSNQIHGETFNPRDRRLTPGGSSGGAAAAVTSGIGHIGHGTDIAGSIRYPAYACGIHGLRPTLGRIPAYNASVPERTIGGQIGAVSGPLARSIADIRLALTAMAARDVRDPWWVPAPLEGPPVTKRAAICVAPDGLETSPEVAVAVRDAGARLESAGWTVEEILASPPLAEASDAQTKLWLADGYAAMVASAEREGDPAAINVLAGHRATADAVDLEGFSKLLVRRATLLREWMMFFESYAVMVMPVSAELPFANHLDMQGEAAFARVWRAQMPQIALPFLGLPGLTVATGLVGSAPVGVQIVSGRYREDLCLAAGEAIEAGGTPPSPIDPVTV; this is encoded by the coding sequence ATGGCCCAGCTGTGGCAATTATCGGCAACCGACATCGCGGCGCTGATCCGCGACGGCAAGGTCTCGGCCCGGGAGGCGGCCCAGGCGGCGCTCGATCGCCTCGATGCGGTCAATGGCGCCATCAATGCGGTGGTCGATCACCGTCCCGACGAGGTGCTGGCCCGGGCCGATGCCATCGACACCGGCCGGCTGCGCGGCGACCGGCAAGGCGTGCTCGCCGGCGTGCCGATCACTGTCAAGGTCAATGTCGACCAGGCCGGTTTTGCCACCACCAATGGCGTGACATTGCAGCGCGACCACATCGCCAGCACCAACAACCCGGTGGTCGATAACCTCCTGAAGGCGGGTGCGGTGATCGTCGGCCGGACCAATACTCCCGCCTTTTCCTACCGCTGGTTCACCTCGAACCAGATCCATGGCGAGACCTTCAATCCGCGCGACAGGCGCCTGACCCCCGGCGGCTCCTCCGGCGGGGCGGCCGCCGCCGTCACCAGCGGCATCGGCCATATCGGCCATGGCACCGACATCGCCGGCTCGATCCGCTATCCCGCCTACGCCTGCGGTATTCACGGCCTGCGGCCGACGCTCGGGCGCATCCCCGCCTACAACGCCTCGGTGCCGGAGCGTACGATCGGCGGCCAGATCGGCGCGGTGTCCGGGCCGCTCGCCCGCAGCATCGCCGATATCCGCCTGGCGCTGACCGCCATGGCGGCGCGCGACGTGCGCGATCCGTGGTGGGTGCCGGCGCCCCTCGAGGGCCCGCCGGTGACGAAGCGCGCCGCGATCTGCGTCGCCCCCGACGGCCTCGAGACCTCGCCGGAGGTGGCAGTGGCGGTGCGTGACGCCGGGGCACGGCTGGAGAGCGCCGGCTGGACCGTGGAGGAAATCCTCGCCTCGCCACCGCTGGCGGAAGCCTCCGATGCCCAGACCAAGCTCTGGCTGGCCGACGGCTATGCCGCCATGGTCGCCAGCGCCGAGCGCGAGGGCGACCCTGCCGCGATCAACGTCCTCGCCGGCCACCGCGCCACGGCCGACGCGGTCGACCTCGAGGGCTTTTCCAAACTGCTGGTGCGGCGCGCGACGCTGCTGCGCGAATGGATGATGTTCTTCGAATCCTACGCGGTGATGGTGATGCCGGTGTCCGCCGAACTGCCGTTCGCCAATCATCTCGACATGCAGGGAGAAGCCGCCTTCGCCCGGGTGTGGCGGGCGCAGATGCCGCAGATCGCCTTGCCCTTCCTCGGCCTGCCCGGGCTCACGGTGGCGACCGGCCTCGTCGGATCGGCGCCGGTCGGAGTGCAGATCGTATCAGGCCGCTATCGCGAGGATCTGTGTCTCGCGGCCGGCGAAGCCATCGAGGCCGGCGGCACCCCGCCTTCGCCGATCGATCCGGTCACGGTATGA